The Montipora foliosa isolate CH-2021 chromosome 1, ASM3666993v2, whole genome shotgun sequence genome has a window encoding:
- the LOC137977543 gene encoding uncharacterized protein, translating into MATFREAREALLLANDLDLIDDEEMLLLYDLNRSKNLDIPYWKYGKFELDSLSDDECKSEFRFLKHDIYTLLDVLNLPDKITCQNRFFVYSEEALCLLLRRFAYPCRYEDLVPRFGRPVPQLSMVVSETMDLLYARFGNLFSCLNQPWLSQANLVDFSQSIDRKGAALDNCWGFIDGTVRPVARPGEHQRVLFNGHKRVHAIKFQSVVAPNGLIVNLFGPVEGRRHDSGMLAMSGLLPMLETHCLTPTGQPLCLYGDPAYPLRVHLQGPFKGAALTAQQQLFNLSMSRVRTAVEWVFGDILEYFSFLDFKRNLKVGLSAVGKMYIICALLRNAHSCAYGSTTSTFFGVDLPSLEHYFI; encoded by the coding sequence atggccacATTCAGGGAGGCAAGGGAGGCCCTTTTGCTTGCAAACGACCTGGATTTGATCGACGATGAGGAAATGCTGCTACTGTACGATTTAAACAGATCAAAAAACCTTGACATTCCCTACTGGAAATACGGGAAATTCGAACTAGACTCTCTATCTGACGACGAATGCAAGAGTGAATTTCGCTTTCTGAAACACGACATCTATACTTTACTCGACGTATTGAACCTACCAGACAAAATTACTTGTCAGAACCGTTTTTTTGTGTACAGTGAGGAAGCTTTATGTCTGCTTTTACGTAGATTTGCCTATCCGTGTAGGTACGAAGACCTCGTTCCACGGTTTGGAAGACCTGTCCCGCAGTTAAGTATGGTGGTGTCCGAAACGATGGATTTACTTTATGCCCGCTTTGGAAACTTGTTTTCGTGTCTAAACCAACCATGGCTCTCCCAGGCTAATCTGGTAGATTTTTCTCAGTCGATCGACAGGAAAGGAGCCGCTCTTGATAACTGCTGGGGCTTTATCGATGGAACTGTGCGACCAGTTGCGAGGCCTGGTGAACATCAAAGGGTGTTATTTAATGGACACAAGCGAGTTCATGCAATTAAATTTCAAAGTGTTGTTGCACCTAATGGCCTTATTGTTAACCTTTTTGGTCCTGTTGAAGGAAGGAGACATGACAGTGGAATGCTGGCAATGTCTGGCTTGCTACCAATGTTGGAAACACACTGTTTAACTCCAACTGGCCAACCTCTATGTTTGTATGGCGACCCTGCATATCCGTTAAGAGTCCACCTGCAGGGACCATTCAAAGGTGCTGCCTTAACAGCACAGCAGCAACTGTTCAATTTGTCAATGAGTAGAGTAAGAACTGCAGTAGAGTGGGTTTTTGGTGATATTTTAGAgtacttttcttttttggattttaaaagaaatcttAAAGTTGGACTTAGTGCCGTGGGTAAAATGTACATTATTTGTGCTTTGTTGAGAAATGCCCACTCATGTGCATATGGGTCAACAACTTCTACTTTCTTTGGTGTTGACCTGCCTTCATTAGAGCACTactttatttaa
- the LOC137977548 gene encoding putative uncharacterized protein DDB_G0274435 — protein sequence MEWKQECDLLLLQEIVVSEPFKFKSSTRERGKVWEEITHRLNENEVFGNRLGSKRAVRDRYSLLAKKYRKKMTEEAKASGISPELTETDKLLEQIIEMFEESDREGGENSQQVEQNKENERKKAEEMRNRSMEKLGETMKRKAADDGQVTPKKRGSGTETLVYLRDKAEKQFELRKEELEVKRKEQSQQMQMFQAMQQQLQQQQQQQQQQMQVHIQQQQLQNQMLLALIEKITK from the coding sequence ATGGAGTGGAAACAGGAATGTGACTTGCTCCTGTTGCAAGAAATAGTTGTTTCGGAACCTTTCAAGTTCAAATCGTCAACGAGAGAGAGAGGGAAAGTGTGGGAGGAGATTACCCACAGGTTGAATGAAAATGAAGTCTTTGGAAATCGCCTGGGAAGCAAAAGGGCAGTGAGAGACAGATACTCACTGCTGGCAAAGAAGTACAGGAAAAAGATGACAGAGGAGGCCAAAGCAAGTGGAATATCACCTGAATTGACTGAAACAGACAAGCTGTTGGAACAAATCATTGAAATGTTTGAAGAAAGTGACAGAGAGGGTGGAGAAAATTCGCAACAGGTCGAGCAAAATAAggagaatgaaaggaaaaaagcagAGGAAATGAGGAATCGGTCAATGGAAAAGCTGGGagaaacaatgaaaaggaaggcAGCTGACGATGGTCAAGTTACCCCCAAGAAGAGAGGGTCGGGGACAGAAACCCTCGTTTACTTAAGGGACAAAGCTGAAAAGCAGTTTGAACTCAGGAAAGAAGAGTTGGAGGTGAAGAGGAAAGAACAGTCTCAACAAATGCAGATGTTTCAAGCAATGCAACAGCAactgcagcaacaacaacaacagcagcaacagcaaATGCAAGTACACATTCAGCAGCAGCAGCTGCAAAATCAAATGCTGCTGGCACTAATTGAGAAAATTACTAAATAA
- the LOC137997740 gene encoding tRNA-dihydrouridine(20) synthase [NAD(P)+]-like isoform X1, producing the protein MTLCYQGKKILAPMVRVGTLPMRLLALKYGADIVYAEEIIDFKILKTTRLENKMLGTVDFILVDGTVVFRTCDAEKQKVVFQMGTADPERALKAAKMLENDVAGIDVNMGCPKDYSVKGGMGAALLTQLENVKKILTALVKGVSKPVTCKIRILPTIEETVAFAKLVESTGIAALAVHGREKHERPRDPVHIDVIREVAKAVSIPVIANGVSALVKTFDDIEKYRLETGCSSVMLARAAQWNPSIFRREGRLPAFQVIQEYIKLAVEFDNAVGNTKYCIQGLLHEDTTSAEAKLVQPTSNIREICEIWNLIPYYELILQRRKVLEENIDEEAETKKRKLCEDINGVTEMKVKYRRKDYAHIATPKVVLLEWTRKNSMKQPVYEIIERKEDRSYKSIVLVGDKKYSSSEWVCSKKFARQAAALVCLRALGIHELQDHDTTT; encoded by the exons ATGACACTTTGCTatcaaggaaagaaaattttggcACCAATGGTGCGAGTTGGTACCCTACCAATGAGACTACTGGCTTTAAAATATGGAGCTGATATTGTGTATGCTGAG GAAATAATTGACTTTAAAATCCTCAAGACAACTCGACTTGAAAACA AAATGCTTGGCACAGTTGACTTTATACTAGTTGATGGTACAGTTGTCTTCAGGACTTGTGatgctgaaaaacaaaaagttgtATTTCAGATG GGCACAGCAGACCCAGAGAGAGCTCTAAAAGCTGCAAAAATGCT AGAAAATGATGTTGCTGGAATTGATGTGAACATGGGTTGTCCAAAAGATTATTCAGTCAAG GGAGGCATGGGAGCAGCATTGTTGACACAgcttgaaaatgtcaaaaag ATTCTCACGGCACTTGTAAAGGGTGTTTCAAAGCCAGTGACGTGCAAAATACGAATTCTACCCACG ATCGAGGAAACGGTTGCTTTTGCTAAACTTGTGGAAAGTACTGGCATTGCTGCTTTGGCAGTTCATGGAAG AGAGAAGCACGAGCGGCCCAGGGACCCTGTGCACATTGACGTTATTCGTGAAGTAGCAAAGGCTGTTTCCATCCCTGTTATTGCAAATGGTGTTTCAGCCTTAGTGAAAACGTTTGACGACATTGAAAAATACCGACTGGAAACAGGCTGCTCATCTGTGATGCTGGCGAGAGCAGCACAATGGAACCCTTCCATTTTCAG AAGAGAAGGTCGCTTGCCTGCTTTTCAAGTCATACAGGAGTACATAAAGTTG GCAGTGGAATTTGACAATGCGGTGGGAAATACAAAATACTGCATTCAGGGATTGTTGCACGAAGATACGACATCAGCGGAGGCTAAACTGGTACAGCCCACCAGTAACATACGCGAAATTTG TGAAATTTGGAATCTTATCCCCTACTACGAACTGATTCTGCAGAGGAGGAAAGTATTGGAGGAAAACATAGATGAAGAG gcggaaacaaagaaaaggaaattgtgTGAAGATATAAACGGAGTAACGGAAATGAAAGTCAAATATCGCAG AAAAGATTACGCTCACATTGCCACTCCCAAGGTAGTTCTCCTTGAATGGACCAG GAAGAATAGTATGAAGCAGCCGGTTTATGAAATT attgaaaggaaagaagacaGATCGTATAAAAGTATTGTTCTTGTGGGTGATAAAAAGTATTCGTCGAGTGAATG
- the LOC137997740 gene encoding tRNA-dihydrouridine(20) synthase [NAD(P)+]-like isoform X2, which produces MTLCYQGKKILAPMVRVGTLPMRLLALKYGADIVYAEEIIDFKILKTTRLENKMLGTVDFILVDGTVVFRTCDAEKQKVVFQMGTADPERALKAAKMLENDVAGIDVNMGCPKDYSVKGGMGAALLTQLENVKKILTALVKGVSKPVTCKIRILPTIEETVAFAKLVESTGIAALAVHGREKHERPRDPVHIDVIREVAKAVSIPVIANGVSALVKTFDDIEKYRLETGCSSVMLARAAQWNPSIFRREGRLPAFQVIQEYIKLAVEFDNAVGNTKYCIQGLLHEDTTSAEAKLVQPTSNIREICEIWNLIPYYELILQRRKVLEENIDEEAETKKRKLCEDINGVTEMKVKYRRKDYAHIATPKEE; this is translated from the exons ATGACACTTTGCTatcaaggaaagaaaattttggcACCAATGGTGCGAGTTGGTACCCTACCAATGAGACTACTGGCTTTAAAATATGGAGCTGATATTGTGTATGCTGAG GAAATAATTGACTTTAAAATCCTCAAGACAACTCGACTTGAAAACA AAATGCTTGGCACAGTTGACTTTATACTAGTTGATGGTACAGTTGTCTTCAGGACTTGTGatgctgaaaaacaaaaagttgtATTTCAGATG GGCACAGCAGACCCAGAGAGAGCTCTAAAAGCTGCAAAAATGCT AGAAAATGATGTTGCTGGAATTGATGTGAACATGGGTTGTCCAAAAGATTATTCAGTCAAG GGAGGCATGGGAGCAGCATTGTTGACACAgcttgaaaatgtcaaaaag ATTCTCACGGCACTTGTAAAGGGTGTTTCAAAGCCAGTGACGTGCAAAATACGAATTCTACCCACG ATCGAGGAAACGGTTGCTTTTGCTAAACTTGTGGAAAGTACTGGCATTGCTGCTTTGGCAGTTCATGGAAG AGAGAAGCACGAGCGGCCCAGGGACCCTGTGCACATTGACGTTATTCGTGAAGTAGCAAAGGCTGTTTCCATCCCTGTTATTGCAAATGGTGTTTCAGCCTTAGTGAAAACGTTTGACGACATTGAAAAATACCGACTGGAAACAGGCTGCTCATCTGTGATGCTGGCGAGAGCAGCACAATGGAACCCTTCCATTTTCAG AAGAGAAGGTCGCTTGCCTGCTTTTCAAGTCATACAGGAGTACATAAAGTTG GCAGTGGAATTTGACAATGCGGTGGGAAATACAAAATACTGCATTCAGGGATTGTTGCACGAAGATACGACATCAGCGGAGGCTAAACTGGTACAGCCCACCAGTAACATACGCGAAATTTG TGAAATTTGGAATCTTATCCCCTACTACGAACTGATTCTGCAGAGGAGGAAAGTATTGGAGGAAAACATAGATGAAGAG gcggaaacaaagaaaaggaaattgtgTGAAGATATAAACGGAGTAACGGAAATGAAAGTCAAATATCGCAG AAAAGATTACGCTCACATTGCCACTCCCAAG GAAGAATAG